In Littorina saxatilis isolate snail1 linkage group LG8, US_GU_Lsax_2.0, whole genome shotgun sequence, a single genomic region encodes these proteins:
- the LOC138973435 gene encoding uncharacterized protein isoform X3, with product MADADTRGERRSRYITTDTVEPGGRGQRFKTREYFPHFSYGQRMVQAALAKSLPAIPLPDDTSNHPVDCSFEPQALVTEDSISSHHSVDSQMSEGHIRGSDTLRKFVTSAQLAEPQFITSTSLRKQVATLSQIVSLKDNELDALAQFMGHREYYRLPSDMMQLAKVSKLLLALEKGKLQDHQRCTLDEMEVAEDEAITSDEEAEFVEKGHSPIPERSASGRFATKDSLAPPHNQPSPPMHQPCPATAAPDSEPPSS from the exons ATGGCTGACGCCGACACGCGGGGTGAACGCCGCAGCCGCTACATTACCACAGACACAG TGGAACCAGGAGGCCGAGGCCAGAGATTTAAAACAAGGGAGTACTTCCCACATTTCTCATACGGCCAAAGAATGGTGCAGGCTGCACTGGCTAAGAGTCTACCTGCCATACCATTGCCAGATGACACCAGCAATCATCCAG TTGACTGCAGCTTCGAACCACAGGCGCTTGTGACAGAGGACTCTATAAGCAGCCATCACTCAGTTGACTCCCAAATG TCGGAGGGGCACATTCGGGGATCTGACACGCTTCGAAAGTTTGTGACATCAGCGCAGTTGGCAGAGCCACAGTTCATCACATCTACTTCACTTCGAAAGCAGGTTGCTACTCTGTCCCAGATAGTCAGTTTGAAGGACAACGAGCTGGATGCCCTTGCTCAGTTTATGGGACACCGCGAGTACTACCGCCTCCCATCAGACATGATGCAGTTGGCCAAAGTCAGCAAATTACTCCTTGCCCTTGAAAAGGGGAAGCTGCAAGACCACCAGCGCTGCACCCTGGATGAGATGGAAGTGGCTGAAGATGAAGCCATCACCTCGGATGAGGAGGCAG AATTTGTTGAAAAGGGTCACAGCCCTATTCCAGAACGATCTGCATCAGGAAGGTTCGCAACAAAAGACTCTTTGGCACCGCCACATAACCAGCCCTCTCCGCCTATGCATCAACCTTGTCCTGCTACAGCTGCACCTGACa GCGAGCCCCCTTCCTCCTAG
- the LOC138973435 gene encoding uncharacterized protein isoform X1, whose translation MADADTRGERRSRYITTDTVEPGGRGQRFKTREYFPHFSYGQRMVQAALAKSLPAIPLPDDTSNHPVDCSFEPQALVTEDSISSHHSVDSQMSEGHIRGSDTLRKFVTSAQLAEPQFITSTSLRKQVATLSQIVSLKDNELDALAQFMGHREYYRLPSDMMQLAKVSKLLLALEKGKLQDHQRCTLDEMEVAEDEAITSDEEAEFVEKGHSPIPERSASGRFATKDSLAPPHNQPSPPMHQPCPATAAPDNSADDEEAPEIQRKFQRCAADSSACSNSSVYIFLLSQPIFHGGATGDG comes from the exons ATGGCTGACGCCGACACGCGGGGTGAACGCCGCAGCCGCTACATTACCACAGACACAG TGGAACCAGGAGGCCGAGGCCAGAGATTTAAAACAAGGGAGTACTTCCCACATTTCTCATACGGCCAAAGAATGGTGCAGGCTGCACTGGCTAAGAGTCTACCTGCCATACCATTGCCAGATGACACCAGCAATCATCCAG TTGACTGCAGCTTCGAACCACAGGCGCTTGTGACAGAGGACTCTATAAGCAGCCATCACTCAGTTGACTCCCAAATG TCGGAGGGGCACATTCGGGGATCTGACACGCTTCGAAAGTTTGTGACATCAGCGCAGTTGGCAGAGCCACAGTTCATCACATCTACTTCACTTCGAAAGCAGGTTGCTACTCTGTCCCAGATAGTCAGTTTGAAGGACAACGAGCTGGATGCCCTTGCTCAGTTTATGGGACACCGCGAGTACTACCGCCTCCCATCAGACATGATGCAGTTGGCCAAAGTCAGCAAATTACTCCTTGCCCTTGAAAAGGGGAAGCTGCAAGACCACCAGCGCTGCACCCTGGATGAGATGGAAGTGGCTGAAGATGAAGCCATCACCTCGGATGAGGAGGCAG AATTTGTTGAAAAGGGTCACAGCCCTATTCCAGAACGATCTGCATCAGGAAGGTTCGCAACAAAAGACTCTTTGGCACCGCCACATAACCAGCCCTCTCCGCCTATGCATCAACCTTGTCCTGCTACAGCTGCACCTGACa ATTCTGCTGATGATGAGGAAGCACCAGAAATCCAAAGGAAGTTTCAACGGTGTGCTGCTGACAGCAGTGCATGCTCAAACAGTTCAGTATATATCTTTCTCCTTAGTCAACCAATTTTCCATGGGGGCGCGACTGGAGATGGATGA
- the LOC138973435 gene encoding uncharacterized protein isoform X4 yields MVQAALAKSLPAIPLPDDTSNHPVDCSFEPQALVTEDSISSHHSVDSQMSEGHIRGSDTLRKFVTSAQLAEPQFITSTSLRKQVATLSQIVSLKDNELDALAQFMGHREYYRLPSDMMQLAKVSKLLLALEKGKLQDHQRCTLDEMEVAEDEAITSDEEAEFVEKGHSPIPERSASGRFATKDSLAPPHNQPSPPMHQPCPATAAPDNSADDEEAPEIQRKFQRCAADSSACSNSSVYIFLLSQPIFHGGATGDG; encoded by the exons ATGGTGCAGGCTGCACTGGCTAAGAGTCTACCTGCCATACCATTGCCAGATGACACCAGCAATCATCCAG TTGACTGCAGCTTCGAACCACAGGCGCTTGTGACAGAGGACTCTATAAGCAGCCATCACTCAGTTGACTCCCAAATG TCGGAGGGGCACATTCGGGGATCTGACACGCTTCGAAAGTTTGTGACATCAGCGCAGTTGGCAGAGCCACAGTTCATCACATCTACTTCACTTCGAAAGCAGGTTGCTACTCTGTCCCAGATAGTCAGTTTGAAGGACAACGAGCTGGATGCCCTTGCTCAGTTTATGGGACACCGCGAGTACTACCGCCTCCCATCAGACATGATGCAGTTGGCCAAAGTCAGCAAATTACTCCTTGCCCTTGAAAAGGGGAAGCTGCAAGACCACCAGCGCTGCACCCTGGATGAGATGGAAGTGGCTGAAGATGAAGCCATCACCTCGGATGAGGAGGCAG AATTTGTTGAAAAGGGTCACAGCCCTATTCCAGAACGATCTGCATCAGGAAGGTTCGCAACAAAAGACTCTTTGGCACCGCCACATAACCAGCCCTCTCCGCCTATGCATCAACCTTGTCCTGCTACAGCTGCACCTGACa ATTCTGCTGATGATGAGGAAGCACCAGAAATCCAAAGGAAGTTTCAACGGTGTGCTGCTGACAGCAGTGCATGCTCAAACAGTTCAGTATATATCTTTCTCCTTAGTCAACCAATTTTCCATGGGGGCGCGACTGGAGATGGATGA
- the LOC138973435 gene encoding uncharacterized protein isoform X2: MADADTRGERRSRYITTDTVEPGGRGQRFKTREYFPHFSYGQRMVQAALAKSLPAIPLPDDTSNHPVDCSFEPQALVTEDSISSHHSVDSQMSEGHIRGSDTLRKFVTSAQLAEPQFITSTSLRKQVATLSQIVSLKDNELDALAQFMGHREYYRLPSDMMQLAKVSKLLLALEKGKLQDHQRCTLDEMEVAEDEAITSDEEAEFVEKGHSPIPERSASGRFATKDSLAPPHNQPSPPMHQPCPATAAPDNSADDEEAPEIQRKFQRCAADSSACSNSEPPSS; encoded by the exons ATGGCTGACGCCGACACGCGGGGTGAACGCCGCAGCCGCTACATTACCACAGACACAG TGGAACCAGGAGGCCGAGGCCAGAGATTTAAAACAAGGGAGTACTTCCCACATTTCTCATACGGCCAAAGAATGGTGCAGGCTGCACTGGCTAAGAGTCTACCTGCCATACCATTGCCAGATGACACCAGCAATCATCCAG TTGACTGCAGCTTCGAACCACAGGCGCTTGTGACAGAGGACTCTATAAGCAGCCATCACTCAGTTGACTCCCAAATG TCGGAGGGGCACATTCGGGGATCTGACACGCTTCGAAAGTTTGTGACATCAGCGCAGTTGGCAGAGCCACAGTTCATCACATCTACTTCACTTCGAAAGCAGGTTGCTACTCTGTCCCAGATAGTCAGTTTGAAGGACAACGAGCTGGATGCCCTTGCTCAGTTTATGGGACACCGCGAGTACTACCGCCTCCCATCAGACATGATGCAGTTGGCCAAAGTCAGCAAATTACTCCTTGCCCTTGAAAAGGGGAAGCTGCAAGACCACCAGCGCTGCACCCTGGATGAGATGGAAGTGGCTGAAGATGAAGCCATCACCTCGGATGAGGAGGCAG AATTTGTTGAAAAGGGTCACAGCCCTATTCCAGAACGATCTGCATCAGGAAGGTTCGCAACAAAAGACTCTTTGGCACCGCCACATAACCAGCCCTCTCCGCCTATGCATCAACCTTGTCCTGCTACAGCTGCACCTGACa ATTCTGCTGATGATGAGGAAGCACCAGAAATCCAAAGGAAGTTTCAACGGTGTGCTGCTGACAGCAGTGCATGCTCAAACA GCGAGCCCCCTTCCTCCTAG